The Streptomyces sp. ALI-76-A nucleotide sequence ACCACGAGCGGGAACCGTCCGGGCCGCGGGCGGGCGTCGGTGTGCGACCAGGTACGGACGCCGCTGATCACCTCGGGGGCGACGGTGGCGTCCGGAGCCCTCAACCGCAGCAGGAAGCGGGCCTCTTCGGTGGTCATGTACGGGGCTGTCGGACCGTCCGTTCCCCGCCGGGCGGGGTAGTACATCGACACCATCAGCCGGCGCGGACCGGCGGACGGCACCCAGGGGTCCGGGCGGCCGGTGTCGACCAGGTGGACCGTGTCACGGCCGACGGCGTACGGGCCGGTGGGACGCGGCAGTTCGGCGGACGTGGCGACGGAGGTCGCGGCTGCGGCTGCGGCTGCGGTTGCGGTCGCGGTCCCGGTTGTGGCTTCGCCCGCGGTCGCGGTCGCGGTCGCGGGGGCCGCGGTGGACGGGAGAGGCGCCGGCGCGGCGGACGCGCCGGCGATCGAGAGGGTGAGCGCGAGCCCGGCGGTCGTGGCCGTGGCCCATGAACGGCGTGGTCTGGTCATGCCGAGGACGGTAGGCCGCGGGGCGGGGGCCCGACGTCAGCCCGGAGTCGCACGATCAGGGGGTCCCGTGGGACTACAGGACCCTTACCGCCAGGGGTTGACGCGGTCCCGTCCGTCCGCTCCCGATGGCATCCGTGCCCGTGCGTACCCTGGGACCCATGCCCACCCTGGAGCGCCTACGGGCCGATCACGCGGACGCGTTGCTCGCCTTCGAGCGGGCCAACCGCGCCTACTTCGCCCGGTCCGTACCGGATCGCGGAGACGCGTACTTCGCCGGATTCCCCGCCCGCCACCAGGCGCTCCTCGCCGAACAGGACGCCGGTCTGTGCCACTTCCACGTCGTCCTGGACGAGGCGGGCGAGCTGATCGGCCGGGTCAACCTGGTGGACGTCGCGGACGGCCAGGCCGAACTCGGGTACCGGATCGGCGAGTCGGCCGCGGGGCGCGGGGTCGCGACGGCGAGCGTACGGGAGCTGTGCCGGCTGGCCGCGACGACGTACGGCCTCGTCTCGCTGACCGCGGTGACCACCCTCGACAACCCGGCGTCCCGGACCGTGCTTCGCCGCAACGGCTTCACCGCGGCCGGATCACTCACGATCGACGGCCGACCGGGCATCCGCTACCGGCGCGCGTCACTCGCCGACTGACGTGCGCCCTGCGCGGGCCCGGCTCGGGGCCTGTGGCACGGCCCGACGCAGACAGCACCCGGACCAGGCCAGGCCCGGCTCGCCCCGGCCCGGCGGCCCGGGCCTGGCTCGGTTCAGTTCGGTTCAACAGCTCCCAGTTGGCGGTGGTCCTCGGCGGCGCCTGCCTGCCGCACGTCACCATGCGCAGGTACACCGCCTCCAGCGCCCGCCAGGTGCGCAGGTCGATGTCCTGGGCCGTGTCCTCGGTGGTGCTGTTCGTGCTCGTCATCACGGTCGTCGGGTTCGGCGCGACGGCGCTCGTCGGGCGGGCGGTGATCGCCGAGGCGGATCCGCAGGGCAACACGGCGTACCTGCTGGCGTCCCGGGCGGCGTTCGGAGCGGAGGTCTCCACGGCGGAGACCCCGCTCTTCACGACGGTCACCACGGCGCTCTTCCTCACCCTGCTCGCCTCCGTGGCCGGCATGATCCTCGCCTGCGCCAACTCCCTCGCGCACGACGTGTTCGCGGCCCGGGTGCGGGAGAGGTCGGAACGCCGCGAGATGCTGCTGGCGCGGCTGTCGGCGCTGGCGGTCGGCGTTCCGGCGATCCTGCTGGCCACCCTGGTCCAGCACCGCAGCCTTCAGCCCCTGGTGACCCTGTCCTTCTGCCTGGGCGCCTCCGCGCTCGCGCCCGCGCTGGTGTACAGCCTCTTCTGGCGCCGCTACACCCGCACCGGCCTGATGTGCACCCTCATCGGCGGCTCGCTGGTGGTCCTGCTGCTGATGCCGGGCACGAACCTGGTCTCCGGCTCCCCCGTCTCCGCCTTCCCCGAGGCCGACTTCAACTGGTTCCCGTTCACGACGACGGGCCTGGTGTCCGTCCCGGCCGGCTTCGCCCTGGGCTGGCTCGGCACGGTGGCGTCCGGGCGGAGGAAGGCCGAGGAGCAGCGGAAGCAGTACGAGGCGGTGGAGGGCTGGATCCTGGCGGGGGCGGTGCGGAAGGAGGAGTGAGAAGGGGCGTCGGGGGCGTCCCACGACATCCGCGGCACACCGGATGCCCCCGACAAGGCCACTCACCCCCGCACGAACCGCTCCGGACCTGGCCCACGCACCGGTAGGGCCCTCCCCCACCCTCCGTCCCCGTCCCCGTCCGGTGAGCCTCACTCCTGCGCGGCCCGCCCCGTCAGCGTCATCAGACTGTGCCGTACGTGGTCCATCTGCGCCCGCACGTCGTCCCACCGCTCCCCGTGCTCCCGCAGGACCCCCTCGGTCTCCCGGGCGATCCGTTCCTCGCGCACCCGCGCCTGCGCGATCACCTCGGCGGCCCGCGCCCGCGCCTCCTCCTTCAGCCGCCGCGCCGACACCTCCGCCTCGGCCAACGCCCGCTTCGCCTCCGACAGCGCGGCCTCGGCCCGCGTCACCCGCTCCGCCTCGCGCGCGTCCAGCGCGGCGGCCCGCTCCCGCTCCTGGCGCTCGGCCTCGGCCCACCGCTCGGCGTGCTCCCTGGCCTGCTCGGCGAGCATCGCGATGGTGCGCTGCCGTACCTCACGCGACGCGGCCAGCGCC carries:
- a CDS encoding GNAT family N-acetyltransferase, with the protein product MPTLERLRADHADALLAFERANRAYFARSVPDRGDAYFAGFPARHQALLAEQDAGLCHFHVVLDEAGELIGRVNLVDVADGQAELGYRIGESAAGRGVATASVRELCRLAATTYGLVSLTAVTTLDNPASRTVLRRNGFTAAGSLTIDGRPGIRYRRASLAD